From one Eleginops maclovinus isolate JMC-PN-2008 ecotype Puerto Natales chromosome 7, JC_Emac_rtc_rv5, whole genome shotgun sequence genomic stretch:
- the dnajb2 gene encoding dnaJ homolog subfamily B member 2 isoform X1: MVDYYNVLGVSKTASQDDIKKAYRKLALKWHPDKNPDNKEEAEIKFKELSEAYEVLSDKSKRDAYDRCGTDRMRHTGSSNSDFSSDFPGFTFTFRNPDDVFREFFGGQDPFANFFDDFSSFGGMSSRLGPGRFFSFPSTGVDFTSFSSSMGGLDGMDSMGGGMGHFKSVSTSTRIMNGKRTTTKKIKENGQERTEIEEDGVLKSVLINGVQDEMALALELSRRGEQSRQSPQKPRIQHRPPAECDRPRPSPHSAATHRSFSSAPFYHYGVAAGSEEEEEDEDLQMALACSLSEMDAKQRATATDFISGAGDGGGAMKCTIDGSKVGRVVKITQLNVADGVGQGEDGGQFKKGSGPGSWSEMEGKVKSEPDFSPESSTTATTTPLSQSSEEEFAPAMKNSDGSVKKKKKCGCIMC, translated from the exons ATGGTGGATTACTATAACGTCCTAGGAGTGTCAAAAACAGCCTCTCAGGATGACATCAAGAAGGC GTACAGGAAACTGGCACTGAAATGGCATCCAGACAAAAATCCAGACAACAAGGAGGAAGCAGAGATAAAGTTCAAAGAACTGTCTGAGGCCTATGAAGTCCTATCTGACA AGAGTAAGCGTGATGCATATGACAGATGTGGAACTGACAGAATGCGACACACAG GTTCCTCCAACTCAGACTTTTCATCAGATTTCCCAGGTTTCACCTTCACATTCCGCAACCCAGATGATGTGTTCAGAGAGTTTTTTGGCGGCCAGGATCCTTTCGCTAACTTCTTTG ATGACTTCTCATCCTTTGGAGGCATGTCGTCTCGCCTCGGCCCGGGTCGattcttttctttcccttcaaCAGGAG TCGATTTtacctccttctcctcttccatgGGTGGTCTGGATGGGATGGACAGCATGGGCGGCGGTATGGGCCACTTCAAGTCAGTTTCTACCTCCACTCGCATCATGAATGGCAAACGCACCACCACCAAGAA GATAAAGGAGAACGGGCAGGAGAGAACAGAGATTGAGGAGGACGGGGTGTTAAAGAGTGTCCTAATCAATG GTGTGCAGGATGAAATGGCCCTCGCTCTGGAACTGAGCCGGCGAGGGGAACAGTCCCGTCAATCTCCTCAGAAACCCAGAATCCAACACAGACCACCTGCCGAGTGTGACAGACCCCGCCCCAGCCCTCACTCCGCAGCCACACACCGCTCATTCAGCTCCGCCCCATTCTACCACTACGGAGTCGCAGCTGgcagtgaggaggaagaagaagatgaagatctGCAGATGGCTTTGGCATGCAGCTTGTCAGAAATGGATGCCAAGCAGAGAGCAACTGCTACCGACTTCATATCAGGTGCCGGGGATGGGGGCGGAGCCATGAAGTGCACAATTGATGGCTCCAAAGTAGGCAGGGTTGTTAAGATTACCCAATTGAATGTGGCTGATGGTGTAGGGCAGGGAGAGGATGGGGGGCAGTTTAAAAAGGGCTCAGGGCCTGGTTCTTGGTCAGAAATGGAGGGAAAGGTTAAAAGCGAACCAGACTTCTCTCCTGAGTCATCCACTACTGCCACCACCACGCCTCTGAGCCAAAGCAGTGAAGAAGAGTTTGCACCTGCCATGAAAAATAGTGACGGCAgcgtgaaaaagaaaaagaagtgcGGCTGTATTATGTGttaa
- the dnajb2 gene encoding dnaJ homolog subfamily B member 2 isoform X2, with protein MVDYYNVLGVSKTASQDDIKKAYRKLALKWHPDKNPDNKEEAEIKFKELSEAYEVLSDKSKRDAYDRCGTDRMRHTGSSNSDFSSDFPGFTFTFRNPDDVFREFFGGQDPFANFFDDFSSFGGMSSRLGPGRFFSFPSTGVDFTSFSSSMGGLDGMDSMGGGMGHFKSVSTSTRIMNGKRTTTKKIKENGQERTEIEEDGVLKSVLINGVQDEMALALELSRRGEQSRQSPQKPRIQHRPPAECDRPRPSPHSAATHRSFSSAPFYHYGVAAGSEEEEEDEDLQMALACSLSEMDAKQRATATDFISDSDFEAFTS; from the exons ATGGTGGATTACTATAACGTCCTAGGAGTGTCAAAAACAGCCTCTCAGGATGACATCAAGAAGGC GTACAGGAAACTGGCACTGAAATGGCATCCAGACAAAAATCCAGACAACAAGGAGGAAGCAGAGATAAAGTTCAAAGAACTGTCTGAGGCCTATGAAGTCCTATCTGACA AGAGTAAGCGTGATGCATATGACAGATGTGGAACTGACAGAATGCGACACACAG GTTCCTCCAACTCAGACTTTTCATCAGATTTCCCAGGTTTCACCTTCACATTCCGCAACCCAGATGATGTGTTCAGAGAGTTTTTTGGCGGCCAGGATCCTTTCGCTAACTTCTTTG ATGACTTCTCATCCTTTGGAGGCATGTCGTCTCGCCTCGGCCCGGGTCGattcttttctttcccttcaaCAGGAG TCGATTTtacctccttctcctcttccatgGGTGGTCTGGATGGGATGGACAGCATGGGCGGCGGTATGGGCCACTTCAAGTCAGTTTCTACCTCCACTCGCATCATGAATGGCAAACGCACCACCACCAAGAA GATAAAGGAGAACGGGCAGGAGAGAACAGAGATTGAGGAGGACGGGGTGTTAAAGAGTGTCCTAATCAATG GTGTGCAGGATGAAATGGCCCTCGCTCTGGAACTGAGCCGGCGAGGGGAACAGTCCCGTCAATCTCCTCAGAAACCCAGAATCCAACACAGACCACCTGCCGAGTGTGACAGACCCCGCCCCAGCCCTCACTCCGCAGCCACACACCGCTCATTCAGCTCCGCCCCATTCTACCACTACGGAGTCGCAGCTGgcagtgaggaggaagaagaagatgaagatctGCAGATGGCTTTGGCATGCAGCTTGTCAGAAATGGATGCCAAGCAGAGAGCAACTGCTACCGACTTCATATCAG
- the tuba8l3 gene encoding tubulin, alpha 8 like 3: MRECISMHVGQAGAQMGNACWELYCLEHGIQPDGQMPSDKTIGGGDDSFNTFFSETGAGKHVPRAIFVDLEPTVIDEVRTGTYRQLFHPEQLITGKEDAANNYARGHYTIGKEIIDLVLDRTRKLADQCTGLQGFLIFHSFGGGTGSGFTSLLMERLSVDYGKKSKLEFAVYPAPQVSTAVVEPYNSILTTHTTLEHSDCAFMVDNEAIYDICRRNLDIDRPTYTNLNRLIGQIVSSITASLRFDGALNVDLTEFQTNLVPYPRIHFPLATYAPVISAEKAYHEQLSVADITNACFEPANQMVKCDPRHGKYMACCLLYRGDVVPKDVNSAIAAIKTKRTIQFVDWCPTGFKVGINYQPPTVVPGGDLAKVQRAVCMLSNTTAIAEAWARLDHKFDLMYAKRAFVHWYVGEGMEEGEFSEAREDMAALEKDYEEVGTDSMGEEDEEGEEF, translated from the exons ATG CGTGAGTGTATTTCCATGCACGTCGGCCAAGCCGGAGCCCAGATGggcaatgcatgctgggagctgTACTGTCTGGAACATGGGATCCAGCCAGACGGACAGATGCCCAGTGACAAGACAATCGGAGGAGGAGACGACTCCTTCAACACCTTCTTCAGTGAGACAGGGGCAGGAAAACATGTTCCCAGAGCCATCTTTGTTGACCTGGAACCCACTGTCATTG aTGAGGTGCGTACAGGAACCTACCGTCAGCTATTCCACCCTGAGCAGCTGATTACAGGAAAAGAAGATGCTGCCAACAACTACGCCCGTGGACACTACACCATCGGCAAGGAGATCATTGATCTGGTTCTGGACAGGACTCGTAAACTG GCTGATCAGTGCACTGGCCTGCAGGGATTCCTCATTTTCCACTCCTTCGGTGGGGGcactggctctggtttcaccTCCCTGCTAATGGAAAGACTGTCTGTTGATTAcggaaaaaaatcaaaacttGAATTTGCCGTTTACCCGGCCCCCCAGGTCTCCACCGCAGTGGTTGAGCCCTACAACTCCATCCTGACCACCCACACCACCCTGGAGCACTCTGACTGTGCCTTCATGGTAGACAATGAAGCCATCTATGACATCTGCCGCAGAAACCTAGATATCGACAGGCCAACTTACACCAACCTGAACAGGCTCATTGGCCAGATTGTGTCTTCAATCACAGCCTCGCTTCGCTTCGATGGAGCTCTGAATGTAGACCTGACAGAGTTCCAGACCAACTTGGTGCCCTACCCTCGTATCCACTTCCCTCTGGCCACCTATGCTCCTGTCATCTCTGCAGAGAAAGCCTACCATGAGCAGCTGTCTGTTGCTGACATTACCAATGCTTGCTTTGAGCCGGCCAATCAGATGGTGAAGTGTGATCCTCGTCACGGTAAATACATGGCCTGCTGTCTTCTGTATCGTGGTGATGTGGTGCCCAAAGATGTCAACTCCGCCATTGCTGCCATTAAGACAAAGCGTACCATCCAGTTTGTGGACTGGTGCCCCACAGGCTTCAAGGTGGGCATCAACTATCAGCCTCCAACAGTGGTCCCTGGTGGAGACCTGGCCAAGGTGCAGAGGGCTGTGTGCATGCTGAGCAACACCACAGCCATCGCTGAGGCCTGGGCCCGTCTTGACCACAAGTTCGACCTCATGTACGCCAAGAGAGCCTTTGTCCACTGGTATGTTGGGGAGGGcatggaggagggagagttcTCAGAGGCCAGAGAAGATATGGCAGCCCTGGAGAAGGATTATGAAGAGGTTGGCACTGACAGCatgggagaggaggatgaagagggagaggagtttTAA
- the LOC134867008 gene encoding tubulin alpha chain-like encodes MRECISIHVGQAGAQIGNACWELYCLEHGLQPDGQMPSGRNTGGGDDCFNTFFSETGAGKHVPRAIFVDLEPTVIDEVRTGTYRQLFHPEQLITGKEDAANNYARGHYSIGKEIIDLVLDRTRKMADQCTGLQGFLVFHSFGGGTGSGFTSLLMEKLSVDYGKKSKLEFAIYPAPQVSTAVVEPYNSILTTHTTLEHSDCAFMVDNEAIYDICRRNLDIERPSYTNLNRLISQIVSSITASLRFDGALNVDLTEFQTNLVPYPRIHFPLATYAPVISAEKAYHEQMSVAEITNSCFEPANQMVKCDPRHGKYMACCLLYRGDVVPKDVNTAIAAIKTKRSIQFVDWCPTGFKVGINYQPPTVVPGGDLAKVQRAVCMLSNTTAIAEAWARLDHKFDLMYAKRAFVHWYVGEGMEEGEFSEAREDMAALEKDYEEVAIDSMGEEDEEEEY; translated from the exons ATG CGTGAATGTATCTCTATTCATGTGGGCCAAGCTGGAGCTCAGATTGGCAATGCTTGCTGGGAGTTGTACTGTCTGGAACATGGGCTGCAGCCAGACGGACAGATGCCCAGTGGCAGGAACACTGGAGGAGGAGACGACTGCTTCAACACCTTCTTCAGTGAGACCGGGGCAGGAAAGCATGTTCCAAGAGCCATCTTTGTCGACCTGGAACCCACTGTCATTG atgAGGTGCGTACAGGCACTTATCGCCAGCTGTTCCACCCTGAGCAGCTGATTACAGGAAAAGAAGATGCTGCTAACAACTACGCCCGTGGACATTACAGCATCGGCAAGGAGATCATTGATCTGGTTCTGGACAGGACTCGTAAAATG GCTGATCAGTGCACTGGCCTGCAGGGATTTCTGGTCTTTCACTCCTTTGGTGGAGGaactggctctggtttcaccTCCCTGCTCATGGAGAAACTCTCCGTTGATTATGGTAAAAAGTCTAAGCTTGAGTTTGCCATCTACCCGGCCCCCCAGGTCTCCACCGCAGTGGTTGAGCCTTACAACTCCATCCTGACCACCCACACCACCCTGGAGCACTCTGACTGTGCCTTCATGGTGGACAACGAGGCCATCTACGACATCTGCCGCAGAAACCTAGATATTGAACGCCCGTCATACACCAACCTGAACAGGCTCATCAGTCAGATTGTGTCTTCAATCACAGCTTCGCTTCGCTTCGATGGAGCTCTGAATGTAGACCTGACAGAGTTCCAAACCAACTTGGTGCCCTACCCTCGTATCCACTTCCCTCTGGCCACCTATGCCCCTGTCATCTCTGCAGAGAAAGCCTACCATGAGCAGATGTCCGTTGCTGAGATCACAAACTCTTGCTTTGAGCCGGCCAATCAGATGGTGAAGTGTGATCCTCGTCATGGTAAATACATGGCCTGCTGTCTGCTGTATCGTGGTGATGTGGTGCCCAAAGATGTCAACACGGCTATTGCTGCCATCAAGACCAAACGCTCCATCCAGTTTGTGGACTGGTGCCCCACAGGCTTCAAGGTGGGCATCAACTATCAGCCTCCAACAGTGGTCCCTGGTGGAGACCTGGCCAAGGTGCAGAGGGCTGTGTGCATGCTGAGCAACACCACAGCCATCGCTGAGGCCTGGGCCCGTCTCGACCACAAGTTCGACCTCATGTACGCCAAGAGAGCCTTTGTCCACTGGTATGTTGGGGAGGGcatggaggagggagagttcTCAGAGGCCAGAGAAGATATGGCAGCCCTGGAGAAGGATTATGAAGAGGTTGCCATTGACAGCatgggagaggaggatgaagaagaggaataCTGA
- the LOC134867007 gene encoding tubulin alpha chain-like, which yields MRECISIHVGQAGVQMGNTCWELYCLEHGIQPDGQMPDLKAVGGHDDSFTTFFSDTGSGKYVPRAIFVDLEPTVIDEVRTGTYRQLFHPEQLISGKEDAANNYARGHYTIGKEIIDSVLDRIRKLADQCTGLQGFLVFHSFGGGTGSGFTSLLMERLSVDFGKKSKLEFAIYPAPQVSTAVVEPYNSILTTHTTLEHSDCAFMVDNEAIYDICRRNLDIERPSYTNLNRLISQIVSSITASLRFDGALNVDLTEFQTNLVPYPRIHFPLATYAPVISAEKAYHEQLSVAEITNSCFEPANQMVKCDPRHGKYMACCLLYRGDVVPKDVNTAIAAIKTKRSIQFVDWCPTGFKVGINYQPPTVVPGGDLAKVQRAVCMLSNTTAIAEAWARLDHKFDLMYAKRAFVHWYVGEGMEEGEFSEAREDMAALEKDYEEVGIDSFDEDEEGEEY from the exons ATG CGTGAATGCATCTCTATCCACGTTGGACAGGCCGGTGTCCAGATGGGCAACACGTGCTGGGAGCTCTACTGTTTGGAACATGGAATCCAGCCGGACGGCCAGATGCCTGACCTCAAGGCCGTGGGAGGCCATGATGACTCCTTCACCACCTTCTTCAGTGACACTGGGTCTGGGAAGTACGTGCCCAGAGCCATCTTTGTTGACCTGGAACCAACTGTCATTG ATGAGGTGCGAACAGGAACATACCGTCAACTATTTCACCCAGAACAGCTGATCTCAGGAAAGGAAGATGCAGCCAACAACTACGCCCGTGGACACTACACCATCGGCAAGGAGATCATTGACTCTGTCCTGGACCGAATCCGCAAACTG GCTGATCAGTGCACAGGTCTCCAAGGCTTCCTAGTCTTTCACTCATTCGGTGGAGGaactggctctggtttcaccTCCCTGCTCATGGAGAGACTCTCCGTTGACTTTGGTAAAAAGTCCAAGCTTGAGTTTGCCATCTACCCGGCCCCCCAGGTTTCCACCGCAGTGGTTGAGCCTTACAACTCCATCCTGACCACCCACACCACCCTGGAGCACTCCGACTGTGCCTTCATGGTGGACAACGAGGCCATCTACGACATCTGCCGCAGAAACCTAGATATTGAACGCCCGTCATACACCAACCTGAACAGGCTCATCAGCCAGATTGTGTCTTCAATCACAGCCTCGCTTCGCTTCGATGGAGCTCTGAATGTAGACCTGACAGAGTTCCAGACCAACTTGGTGCCCTACCCTCGTATCCACTTCCCTCTGGCCACCTATGCTCCTGTCATCTCTGCAGAGAAAGCCTACCATGAGCAGCTGTCTGTTGCTGAGATCACAAACTCTTGCTTTgagccagccaatcagatggTGAAGTGTGATCCTCGTCACGGTAAATACATGGCCTGCTGTCTGCTGTATCGTGGTGATGTGGTGCCCAAAGATGTCAACACGGCTATTGCTGCCATCAAGACCAAACGCTCCATCCAGTTTGTGGACTGGTGCCCCACAGGCTTCAAGGTGGGCATCAACTATCAGCCTCCAACAGTGGTCCCTGGTGGAGACCTGGCCAAGGTGCAGAGGGCTGTGTGCATGCTGAGCAACACCACAGCCATCGCTGAGGCCTGGGCCCGTCTCGACCACAAGTTTGACCTCATGTACGCCAAGAGAGCCTTTGTTCACTGGTATGTTGGGGAGGGcatggaggagggagagttcTCAGAGGCCAGAGAAGATATGGCAGCCCTGGAGAAGGATTATGAAGAGGTCGGGATCGACTCCTTTGACGAggatgaggaaggagaggaataTTAG
- the LOC134867009 gene encoding trans-1,2-dihydrobenzene-1,2-diol dehydrogenase-like, with amino-acid sequence MAVAARDLQHSEDFAKKHNIPRVYGSYDELANDPDIGVFFCQHMALLDLGLYTVYSLSSQFSMIPDHMWCPTSLEANGKEMQFPLPEAGMPLNFTNSTGLRYEAEEVRQCLLKGLKESPGMPWAHSSLKSEVLDEARRQLGVTYDQDNIQ; translated from the exons ATGGCTGTTGCAGCGAGGGACCTGCAGCATTCTGAAGACTTTGCCAAAAAGCACAACATCCCAAGAGTATATGGGAGTTATGATGAGTTGGCAAACGATCCTGACattggtgtgtttttctgtcagcaTATGGCACTGCTTGACCTGGGCCTCTATACTGTCTACAGTCTATCTTCACAGTTTTCAATG ATACCTGACCATATGTGGTGTCCCACGTCCTTGGAGGCGAATGGAAAGGAGATGCAGTTCCCCCTGCCAGAGGCCGGCATGCCTCTAAACTTCACAAACAGCACAGGACTACGATATGAAGCTGAGGAGGTCCGCCAATGTTTACTGAAAG GACTGAAGGAAAGTCCTGGGATGCCGTGGGCTCATTCCAGCCTGAAGTCAGAAGTATTAGATGAGGCCCGAAGGCAGCTGGGAGTGACATATGACCAGGACAATATCCAGTGA
- the pofut2 gene encoding GDP-fucose protein O-fucosyltransferase 2: MAHRAVHKPVVCIATIDSFTALFLSIFIALAAFDTVNADNVFSASHTATVPIAAARDLRYLLYDVNPPEGFNLRRDVYIRMASLVKTLRKEGDDWVLVLPPWGRLYHWQSSNLHQIRIPWGEFFSLTSLQANVPVIEYDEFIAENGGPFIDQVLVLQNYAEGWTDGKWEEKVDERPCIDKLMYSKDKQGYYRGWFWGYEETRARNVTCISAQGHASIMSPVLQKNITGTSVMLDRAETLLHDHYAGKDYWDTRRSMVFAKHLRLIGDDFRAKYLNSSDDRDQTIYSEDWTRMKAKLGSAKGGPYLGVHLRRKDFIWGHREDVPSLKGAVKKIRSLMKKHKLEKVFVASDADEEESKELRRLLPDMVRFEPSTEDLELFKDGGVAIIDQWICAHARYFIGTSVSTFSFRIHEEREILGFDPKATYNRFCGDNEKECEQPTHWKIVY; the protein is encoded by the exons ATGGCGCACAGAGCAGTGCATAAACCAGTGGTATGCATTGCTACAATCGACTCGTTTACTGCgttgtttttgtctattttcaTTGCTTTGGCAGCATTTGATACAGTGAACGCCGACAATGTGTTCAGTGCAAGCCACACCGCTACTGTACCCATCGCTGCTGCCAGGGATCTACG GTACCTCTTGTATGATGTGAACCCCCCGGAGGGTTTCAATCTGCGGCGAGATGTCTATATCCGCATGGCCTCCCTGGTGAAGACTTTGAGGAAGGAAGGGGATGACTGGGTGTTGGTCTTGCCCCCATGGGGTCGCCTCTACCACTGGCAGAGCTCAAACCTCCATCAGATTCGTATCCCATGGGGGGAGTTTTTCAGCCTCACTAGCCTGCAGGCCAATGTGCCTGTCATTGAGTATGACGAATTCATCGCTG AAAACGGAGGCCCTTTCATAGATCAGGTTCTGGTATTGCAAAACTACGCTGAGGGATGGACTGATGGAAAATGGGAGGAGAAAGTTGATGAACGACCATGCATTGACAAGTTGATGTACTCCAAAGATAAACAGGGCTACTACAG AGGCTGGTTTTGGGGCTACGAGGAGACCAGAGCTCGAAATGTAACGTGTATATCAGCCCAAGGTCATGCCTCCATCATGTCCCCAGTCCTCCAGAAGAACATCACAGGGAC ATCGGTTATGCTTGACCGAGCAGAGACACTCCTTCATGATCACTATGCTGGAAAGGATTACTGGGAT aCCCGCCGCAGTATGGTTTTTGCCAAGCACCTGAGACTCATAGGAGATGACTTCAGAGCAAAGTACCTGAACTCCTCAGATGACAGAGACCAGACTATTTACAGTGAGGACTGGACTCGCATGaaa GCCAAGTTGGGCTCAGCTAAAGGGGGTCCATATCTGGGGGTCCATCTGCGCAGGAAGGACTTTATCTGGGGTCATCGGGAGGATGTACCCAGCCTTAAAGGAGCAGTGAAAAAAATACGCAGCTTGATGAAGAAGCACAAACttgaaaaagtgtttgttgCATCAGATGCCGATGAGGAAG AGTCGAAGGAGCTGCGAAGGTTGTTGCCAGACATGGTGCGGTTTGAGCCGTCCACGGAGGACCTGGAGCTCTTTAAAGATGGGGGGGTGGCCATCATTGACCAGTGGATATGTGCCCATGCAAG aTATTTCATAGGAACTTCAGTGTCCACCTTCTCCTTCCGGATCCATGAGGAGAGGGAAATTTTGGGTTTTGACCCCAAAGCGACATACAATCGTTTCTGTGGGGACAATGAGAAGGAATGTGAACAGCCCACACACTGGAAAATTGTTTATTGA